Proteins from a genomic interval of Eschrichtius robustus isolate mEscRob2 chromosome 18, mEscRob2.pri, whole genome shotgun sequence:
- the OXGR1 gene encoding 2-oxoglutarate receptor 1 has product MNEPLDDFANASDFPSYAAALGNCTDEKIPLKTHYLPVIYSIIFLVGFPGNAVAISTYIFKMRPWRSSTVIMLNLACTDLLYLTSLPFLIHYYASGENWIFGDFMCKFIRFGFHFNLYSSILFLTCFSIFRYFVIIHPMSCFSIHKTRWAVVACGVVWIISLVAVIPITFLITSTTRTNRSACLDLTSSDDLTTIKWYNLILTATTFCLPLVIVTLCYTMIIYTLTQGPQTHSCLKQKARRLTVLLLLVFYICFLPFHILRVIRIESRLLSISCSIENQIHEAYIVSRPLAALNTFGNLLLYVVVSNNFQQAVCSMVRCKAGGDLEQGKKVSHSNNP; this is encoded by the coding sequence ATGAATGAGCCACTAGATGATTTTGCAAATGCTTCTGATTTCCCCAGTTATGCAGCTGCTCTTGGAAATTGCACTGATGAAAAGATCCCACTCAAGACGCACTACCTCCCTGTTATTTATAGCATAATCTTCCTGGTGGGCTTTCCCGGGAACGCGGTAGCAATTTCCACGTACATCTTCAAGATGCGGCCCTGGAGAAGCAGCACCGTCATCATGCTGAACCTGGCCTGCACGGACCTGCTGTACCTCACCAGCCTGCCTTTCCTGATTCACTACTACGCCAGCGGAGAAAACTGGATCTTTGGGGATTTCATGTGCAAGTTTATCCGCTTCGGCTTCCACTTTAACCTGTATAGCAGCATCCTGTTTCTCACCTGTTTCAGCATCTTCCGCTACTTTGTCATTATTCACCCGATGAGCTGCTTTTCCATCCATAAAACCCGATGGGCCGTGGTGGCCTGTGGGGTGGTGTGGATCATTTCACTGGTGGCCGTCATTCCCATAACCTTTCTGATCACATCAACCACCAGGACCAACAGATCCGCCTGCCTTGACCTCACCAGTTCAGATGACCTCACGACCATCAAATGGTACAATCTAATTTTGACCGCGACCACCTTCTGCCTCCCCTTGGTGATCGTGACGCTTTGCTATACGATGATTATCTACACCCTAACACAAGGACCGCAGACGCACAGCTGCCTTAAGCAGAAAGCTCGAAGACTAACCGTTTTGCTGCTCCTCGTGTTTTATATATGCTTTCTGCCTTTCCATATCTTGAGGGTCATTCGGATTGAATCTCGCCTGCTTTCAATCAGCTGCTCCATTGAGAATCAGATCCATGAGGCGTACATCGTTTCTAGACCACTGGCTGCCCTGAACACCTTTGGCAACCTGTTACTGTATGTGGTGGTCAGCAACAACTTCCAGCAGGCCGTCTGCTCGATGGTGAGATGCAAAGCAGGTGGGGACCTAGAGCAAGGAAAGAAAGTCAGTCACTCAAACAACCCTTGA